Proteins encoded in a region of the Elizabethkingia bruuniana genome:
- a CDS encoding transcription antitermination factor NusB: MVGRRQLREKVVQTLYAYQQNPKSVDVVLKNMMKEISKIYDLYVYELNFLVAIHQLAEEQIEIGKRKYIKSEEEANPNLKFVENKILLQIIDNDERGEYTANNKQLMWDTNDDLVVKTYQRIKAGKRYKDYMESSDSSFEDDQKFIGKLFLRYVAENEDLHDFLEGKEMAWADDIHIANSLIQKTIGFMKPEQETHTLIKIIKNYDDESFAKTLLAQTALNWDNTEKKLEERLQNWDLERVSLMDKVILITALSEMDEFKLTPSSIIINEYIEIAKVYSSDKSNVFINGILDKYAKDNSRI, encoded by the coding sequence ATGGTAGGAAGAAGACAGCTCCGCGAAAAAGTAGTGCAAACGCTTTATGCATATCAGCAAAACCCTAAAAGTGTCGATGTAGTTCTGAAAAATATGATGAAAGAAATAAGCAAAATCTATGACTTATATGTCTATGAGCTTAACTTTTTGGTCGCAATTCATCAATTAGCTGAAGAGCAAATTGAAATCGGAAAAAGAAAATACATCAAATCTGAAGAGGAAGCTAATCCCAATCTGAAGTTTGTTGAAAATAAAATATTGCTTCAAATCATTGACAACGATGAAAGAGGAGAATATACTGCAAACAACAAACAATTGATGTGGGACACTAATGACGATCTTGTTGTAAAAACCTACCAGAGAATAAAAGCCGGAAAACGATATAAAGATTATATGGAATCGTCTGATAGTAGCTTTGAAGATGATCAGAAGTTCATAGGAAAACTTTTTCTTCGTTATGTTGCTGAAAATGAAGATCTTCATGATTTCTTAGAAGGAAAAGAAATGGCATGGGCAGATGACATTCATATTGCAAATTCATTGATCCAGAAAACAATTGGGTTTATGAAGCCAGAGCAGGAGACTCATACTCTTATCAAGATTATTAAAAATTATGATGATGAGAGCTTTGCTAAAACATTATTAGCTCAGACTGCGCTTAACTGGGACAATACAGAGAAGAAGCTAGAAGAAAGACTTCAGAACTGGGATCTGGAAAGAGTTTCTTTGATGGACAAAGTAATCCTTATTACAGCGCTTAGCGAAATGGATGAATTTAAATTGACTCCTTCTTCAATTATTATAAACGAATATATAGAGATTGCAAAAGTATACTCTTCTGACAAATCTAATGTATTCATTAACGGTATCCTGGATAAGTATGCCAAAGACAATTCGAGAATATAG
- a CDS encoding ABC transporter ATP-binding protein has translation MKALKTLNPYFYKHRVLLAWGLLFIILSNFFAIYKVQFIGKSVNVIQEVLTNKHISKDSLFKALLINAAIIVGSSVLSGFFTFMMRQTIIVASRRIEYELKNKIYTHYQNLSLTIFKNTTIGDLMNRLSEDVVAIRMYLGPGVMYVVNLSVLLIITTTYMLLTDVRMTIWTLIPLPILSFVIYKVSSIINKKSKVMQKSQSAISTFVQDSFSGIRVVKFFNKEKYIEKNYNNKVGDYMVKALDLAKTEAYFFTIILFVIGLLNVAILYIGGEQYINGKTSVGTIADFFMYINILIWPFSMVGWVTSVNQRAEASMQRVNEFMDMKSEIKNSNNDIYNITGDIEFRNVSYTYPNTGIQALKNVSFKVKAGESLAIMGKTGSGKSTIALLLCRLLDPDSGEILIDGKNLKEHNLSVYRENIGFIPQESYLFSDTIENNIGFAIDNPTKALVEEFAKVADVHKNIVGFKDQYNTMVGERGVMLSGGQKQRISIARALIKKPKILIFDDSLSALDTETEENILRNIEKEIKQTTSIIITHRESSAKNAHAILHLNDGVITDFVRVQ, from the coding sequence TTGAAAGCACTAAAAACACTTAATCCCTATTTCTACAAACATCGTGTATTACTGGCTTGGGGATTACTTTTCATTATACTCAGCAATTTTTTTGCTATTTATAAAGTACAATTTATCGGGAAATCTGTCAATGTCATTCAAGAAGTACTGACCAATAAACATATATCGAAAGATTCTTTGTTCAAGGCTTTGCTTATTAATGCAGCTATTATTGTCGGCAGCTCTGTATTATCCGGCTTCTTTACATTCATGATGAGGCAGACTATTATTGTAGCATCCCGCAGAATCGAATACGAGCTGAAGAATAAAATTTACACTCATTATCAGAATCTTTCTCTGACTATTTTCAAAAATACGACCATCGGAGATTTAATGAACCGACTGAGTGAGGATGTTGTAGCTATACGTATGTATCTTGGTCCGGGTGTAATGTATGTAGTAAACCTATCGGTATTACTAATTATTACAACCACTTATATGTTGCTTACTGATGTACGCATGACAATATGGACGCTAATCCCACTTCCTATATTATCTTTTGTTATATATAAGGTAAGTTCTATCATCAACAAAAAGTCCAAAGTAATGCAGAAAAGTCAATCTGCAATTTCGACTTTTGTACAGGATAGTTTCTCGGGAATCCGTGTTGTAAAGTTCTTTAACAAGGAAAAGTATATTGAAAAGAATTACAACAACAAAGTTGGAGACTACATGGTAAAAGCTTTGGATCTGGCAAAGACTGAGGCCTACTTTTTTACCATTATTCTTTTTGTTATCGGACTTCTGAATGTAGCCATCCTTTATATTGGCGGCGAACAATATATTAATGGTAAAACTTCTGTCGGAACTATTGCCGATTTCTTCATGTACATTAATATCCTGATCTGGCCTTTCAGCATGGTAGGCTGGGTAACATCTGTTAATCAGCGTGCAGAAGCTTCCATGCAAAGGGTAAATGAATTTATGGATATGAAATCCGAAATTAAAAATAGCAACAACGATATATACAACATAACCGGAGATATAGAATTCCGTAATGTAAGCTATACTTATCCTAACACTGGCATTCAGGCTTTAAAGAATGTAAGTTTTAAAGTTAAGGCCGGAGAATCTTTAGCCATTATGGGTAAAACCGGGAGTGGCAAATCTACTATTGCATTACTTTTATGCCGTTTACTAGATCCGGACAGTGGAGAAATTCTGATAGATGGCAAAAATCTAAAAGAGCACAATCTAAGTGTTTATCGCGAGAATATAGGCTTCATCCCACAGGAAAGTTATCTGTTTTCCGATACTATTGAGAATAATATTGGATTTGCGATAGACAATCCTACAAAGGCTTTAGTTGAAGAATTTGCTAAAGTAGCTGATGTACACAAAAACATCGTTGGCTTTAAAGATCAGTATAATACAATGGTTGGGGAAAGAGGTGTAATGCTGTCTGGTGGACAAAAACAAAGGATAAGCATTGCCAGAGCATTGATTAAAAAACCAAAAATTCTGATTTTTGACGACAGTCTTTCTGCATTAGATACCGAAACAGAGGAAAATATCTTACGAAATATTGAAAAGGAAATTAAACAAACAACATCTATTATCATCACCCACCGTGAATCCAGCGCCAAAAATGCGCACGCAATTCTTCATTTAAATGATGGTGTAATTACTGATTTCGTACGTGTTCAATAA
- a CDS encoding DUF3276 family protein, which produces MSDYKERQENEIFTKVLKAGRRTYFFDVRETKAGDYYLTITESKKNFSENGEASFEKHKIYLYKEDFKSFSELFNESTNFILDEKGEEVISERHNKDYKTTTNSFTIDTDEEL; this is translated from the coding sequence ATGAGCGATTACAAGGAACGCCAGGAGAATGAGATTTTCACAAAAGTGTTAAAGGCAGGTAGAAGGACTTATTTCTTCGATGTGAGAGAAACAAAAGCAGGAGATTATTACCTGACAATCACAGAGAGTAAAAAGAATTTCTCAGAAAATGGAGAAGCAAGCTTCGAGAAACACAAAATTTACCTTTACAAAGAAGATTTCAAAAGTTTTTCAGAATTATTCAATGAATCAACAAACTTCATCCTGGATGAAAAAGGAGAAGAAGTTATTTCTGAAAGACATAACAAAGACTACAAAACAACTACTAATTCTTTCACAATCGATACTGACGAAGAATTATAG
- a CDS encoding RagB/SusD family nutrient uptake outer membrane protein, producing MRKNILKVMLFACLGISMVSCNNMLDVDPQDALDTERVYSSVSNFEKGVLGSYSLYSPEYSVLIGSIMADESRLNPQNNGVNGFGNLLNRWEYTSEDDILLKAWKNYYADIYSINLLLENAAKVPVRNEQERSKQKSLIAELYGLRAMVHFELHRNFGTPDADGNEALTIPYITDTDVNKKPGKISLSKFYEYVWLDLERAKDIDETVDFRMNKNAVTALEARVALYQKNYIVALAKSTQLINQFQLSDINQYENLWKDKSPSEVIFRLKRSNDNKLRPNTLWQDYAAGRKFFQPSYKLMNSYTESDIRLSNFSKDGDMEEEFINKYPGNDFSDKVNDIKVFRVSEMYLIRAEANYFLNRKDASLQDINELRKHRISNGGQLNAIDLNTILNERYLELSYEGHRYYDLKRLKLPVQRLEKDLAAEGDQKELNSNDKAYILPIPLKETIVNPNLK from the coding sequence ATGCGTAAAAATATATTAAAAGTAATGCTGTTTGCCTGTCTGGGTATAAGTATGGTAAGTTGTAATAATATGCTGGATGTAGATCCACAGGATGCTTTGGACACAGAGAGAGTTTATTCCTCTGTGAGTAACTTCGAAAAAGGAGTACTGGGTAGCTACAGCCTTTATTCTCCGGAGTATAGTGTCCTTATAGGATCTATAATGGCTGATGAAAGCCGTCTGAATCCCCAAAATAATGGAGTAAATGGTTTCGGAAATTTACTGAACCGCTGGGAGTACACTTCTGAAGATGATATTCTGCTAAAAGCATGGAAAAACTACTATGCGGATATTTACAGTATTAATCTGCTTTTGGAAAATGCGGCTAAAGTACCGGTCCGGAATGAACAAGAGAGAAGTAAGCAAAAATCTTTGATTGCAGAATTATACGGATTACGGGCAATGGTGCATTTTGAGTTGCACCGAAATTTTGGTACGCCTGATGCTGACGGTAATGAGGCTTTAACCATTCCTTATATTACAGATACTGATGTTAATAAGAAACCCGGTAAAATAAGTCTGTCAAAATTTTATGAATATGTTTGGCTGGATTTGGAACGGGCAAAAGATATAGATGAAACTGTAGATTTCCGTATGAATAAGAATGCGGTTACAGCTTTAGAAGCGAGGGTAGCATTGTACCAGAAAAATTATATTGTTGCCCTGGCAAAATCAACACAGCTTATTAACCAGTTTCAGCTATCAGATATAAACCAGTATGAAAACCTTTGGAAAGATAAATCTCCTTCGGAAGTCATCTTCCGTTTGAAGAGAAGTAATGACAATAAGCTGAGACCAAATACGCTATGGCAGGATTATGCAGCTGGGCGTAAATTCTTTCAGCCTTCTTATAAATTAATGAATAGTTATACAGAATCCGATATCCGCCTGAGTAATTTTAGTAAAGATGGGGATATGGAAGAAGAGTTTATTAATAAATATCCCGGAAATGACTTTAGTGATAAGGTAAATGATATTAAAGTTTTCCGTGTATCAGAGATGTACTTAATTCGTGCTGAAGCCAATTATTTCCTGAACAGAAAGGATGCTTCTCTACAAGATATTAATGAGTTAAGAAAACACAGAATTAGCAATGGCGGACAACTGAACGCTATTGATCTGAATACTATACTAAACGAAAGATACCTAGAACTATCTTATGAAGGACATCGCTACTATGATCTGAAAAGATTGAAGCTCCCGGTTCAGAGGCTGGAAAAAGATCTGGCAGCTGAGGGAGATCAGAAAGAGTTAAATAGTAATGATAAAGCTTATATTCTTCCTATACCGCTTAAGGAAACTATTGTCAACCCTAACCTGAAATAA
- a CDS encoding SusC/RagA family TonB-linked outer membrane protein — translation MFGNRKMILAAVFFLGITATLKAQESVHDIIVRDKTTQQPLSNVSIKDTATGKEIVTDGNGKVAIEVKAVPQTYVISLEGYIAQDIALSAGKLPDSVYLLPETKQLEGVVLTGYTRQSKAKTTGAVSSIKAEVIAKTPVASLDQALQGQVPGLYVASPSGQPGAMGRVTIRGIGSVQDDKTNPLYILDGMPISPEVFAVLNPLDYEDIVVLKDASATAQYGSRGANGVIQITSKKGKNNDKGHSQFFYQNQFGISSVNNQKWDMMNSSQRLEFEEILQDPNFPGWAYSRKNPYKIVNGQKIAKTDADYTEGDQKLADLRATNTNWRKLLLRNGVTNSHYLSMGGGDQKTNHYSSLSYFKQEGVLPNSGVERFNINSGVNHKSGRFTSSFNLNLTGGQTQLSESDFDVSETNPVASLYFAMPYEKPYDKDGNLTPGVNRFGANALTMYQDISRKEKQLQGVLSSNLSFEITKNLKLTSTLGVNHQQTRFTRIIKPDTYFGSMVDPGEQGLYERINTQKTSYMANFGFNYKKRWGSNEVEAIALAEFNKYSTNYDGFTGYGLIPGLENTPGGITPGTPENNFIPKISGGASENILVSQLGMLRYSYANRFTLSASIRRDGSSRVPSENRYKYFYAFGATWNMKNEEFLKNWDALSTLRLRLSHGLTGNAGGFASDFGYRQLYKPQHYNGYTAFVPISPGNPNYNWEMNKISDVGLEFGLFKNRIIGEVDLYNRVTSDLFINRSLSMTSGFESIADNMGKIRNRGVEFRLSGDVFRNDNFSWNLGLNLAYNQNRILSLGSEDEIVTENYSIHKVGSALGHFYMVRWAGVDPATGAPLYYDKSGAVTKEYNPENAVMVKGSYDPPVKGGITTSFTYKNLQVNALFTFVKGMYRLNTAELYRTSADPNYRIYNQSADMLNMWQKPGDISQNPGAQYARYMTDRELQSADYIKLRNVSINYKLKDLGSLNKVFKEVNIFAQGQNLLTWTKWKGQDPEDDNNWYQYEYPLPRTITLGFNVLF, via the coding sequence ATGTTCGGGAACAGGAAAATGATTCTGGCCGCGGTTTTCTTTCTCGGGATAACCGCAACACTAAAGGCTCAGGAATCTGTACATGATATTATTGTGAGGGATAAAACCACTCAGCAGCCTTTATCCAATGTAAGCATTAAAGATACTGCAACAGGAAAGGAAATAGTGACGGACGGAAATGGAAAAGTAGCTATTGAAGTTAAAGCAGTCCCTCAGACCTATGTTATTTCATTAGAAGGTTATATTGCTCAGGATATTGCTTTAAGCGCAGGGAAATTACCAGACAGTGTCTATTTGCTGCCGGAGACCAAACAACTGGAAGGCGTTGTACTAACCGGGTATACAAGGCAGTCTAAAGCCAAAACGACAGGTGCAGTGTCTAGTATAAAAGCCGAAGTTATTGCAAAGACTCCGGTTGCCTCATTAGATCAGGCATTGCAGGGACAAGTTCCGGGATTGTATGTGGCTTCTCCCTCCGGGCAACCGGGAGCAATGGGGAGGGTAACGATCCGTGGGATTGGTTCTGTGCAGGATGATAAAACGAATCCATTATATATACTGGATGGAATGCCTATCAGTCCGGAAGTTTTTGCAGTACTTAATCCTCTGGATTATGAGGATATAGTCGTACTAAAAGATGCGTCTGCTACTGCGCAATATGGTTCCAGAGGAGCAAATGGTGTAATACAGATTACTTCTAAAAAAGGGAAAAATAATGATAAAGGACATTCTCAGTTTTTTTATCAGAATCAATTCGGAATATCTTCTGTAAATAATCAGAAATGGGATATGATGAACAGCTCCCAAAGATTAGAATTTGAGGAAATTCTGCAGGATCCTAATTTCCCCGGCTGGGCGTATTCCAGAAAGAACCCGTATAAAATTGTCAACGGGCAGAAAATTGCAAAAACGGATGCAGATTATACAGAGGGCGATCAGAAGTTAGCAGATTTGCGGGCAACAAATACAAACTGGAGAAAGCTGCTTTTAAGAAACGGAGTTACCAATTCTCATTATCTAAGTATGGGTGGTGGTGATCAAAAGACCAATCATTATTCATCGCTTTCCTATTTTAAACAAGAAGGGGTTTTACCGAATTCCGGAGTTGAAAGATTTAACATTAATAGCGGGGTGAATCATAAGAGCGGACGTTTTACTTCTTCTTTTAATCTTAATTTAACTGGAGGACAAACACAGCTTTCTGAATCTGATTTTGATGTAAGCGAAACCAATCCTGTAGCATCTCTTTATTTTGCAATGCCATATGAAAAACCATATGATAAGGATGGAAATCTTACACCAGGTGTAAACCGGTTTGGCGCAAATGCTTTAACCATGTATCAGGACATCAGCCGTAAAGAGAAGCAGCTTCAGGGAGTCTTGTCATCTAATCTTTCGTTTGAAATTACCAAAAATCTGAAACTGACCAGTACATTGGGGGTAAACCATCAGCAAACAAGGTTTACCAGAATTATAAAACCAGATACATACTTTGGAAGTATGGTAGATCCTGGTGAACAGGGGCTTTATGAAAGAATTAATACACAGAAAACTTCCTACATGGCCAATTTTGGGTTCAATTATAAAAAAAGATGGGGTTCCAATGAAGTCGAGGCAATTGCTCTTGCCGAGTTCAATAAATACAGTACCAACTACGATGGCTTTACTGGTTATGGACTTATACCCGGACTGGAAAATACGCCGGGGGGAATTACACCCGGAACACCGGAAAATAATTTTATTCCAAAAATAAGTGGTGGTGCTTCCGAAAATATATTGGTATCACAATTAGGAATGCTTAGATACTCTTATGCAAACAGATTTACTTTATCCGCTAGTATCAGACGTGACGGATCCTCCAGAGTTCCTTCAGAAAACAGATACAAATATTTTTATGCTTTCGGGGCAACCTGGAATATGAAGAATGAAGAATTCCTGAAGAACTGGGATGCTTTAAGTACACTTAGACTGCGATTAAGCCATGGACTAACAGGAAATGCGGGTGGTTTTGCAAGTGATTTTGGTTATCGTCAGCTATACAAACCTCAGCACTATAATGGCTATACAGCTTTTGTTCCAATATCTCCGGGTAATCCCAATTATAACTGGGAGATGAACAAGATATCGGATGTAGGATTAGAATTTGGATTATTTAAGAACAGAATTATCGGAGAAGTTGACCTGTATAACAGAGTAACAAGCGACTTGTTTATTAACCGCAGTCTGTCTATGACATCTGGTTTCGAATCCATTGCTGATAATATGGGTAAGATCAGGAACAGAGGTGTGGAGTTTCGTTTGTCCGGAGACGTCTTCAGAAACGATAATTTTAGCTGGAACCTGGGGCTTAATCTGGCTTACAATCAGAACAGAATCCTGAGTCTGGGTTCCGAAGATGAGATTGTTACAGAAAATTACTCTATTCACAAAGTTGGTTCTGCTCTGGGGCACTTTTATATGGTTAGGTGGGCAGGGGTAGATCCTGCTACCGGAGCGCCATTGTATTATGATAAAAGTGGTGCAGTCACAAAAGAATATAATCCTGAAAATGCTGTAATGGTTAAAGGGTCCTATGATCCGCCAGTTAAGGGAGGGATAACAACATCATTTACTTATAAAAATCTTCAGGTTAATGCCTTGTTTACTTTTGTGAAGGGAATGTACAGACTCAACACTGCTGAGTTGTACAGAACTTCAGCCGATCCTAACTATAGAATCTATAATCAGTCAGCCGATATGCTGAATATGTGGCAGAAGCCAGGAGACATAAGCCAGAATCCGGGAGCTCAGTATGCGAGATATATGACAGATCGGGAATTGCAATCTGCAGATTATATAAAGCTTAGAAATGTTAGTATCAATTATAAACTGAAAGATCTAGGCAGTCTGAATAAAGTCTTTAAAGAGGTTAACATTTTTGCTCAGGGACAAAATTTGTTGACTTGGACAAAATGGAAAGGGCAGGATCCAGAAGATGATAACAACTGGTATCAGTATGAATATCCTTTGCCAAGGACAATTACATTAGGCTTCAATGTTTTATTTTAA